Proteins found in one Paenibacillus borealis genomic segment:
- a CDS encoding carbohydrate ABC transporter permease, producing MANNEISKFTNIILHVIFIILSITCLLPIVLVFMISITDYDYIVLNGYQFIPEKLSLEAYAYIFKDYSVVLKAYGVSFFVTITGTLVSVFISSLYAYPISRTDFRYRGFFAFLIFFTMLFGGGLVPWYMVYTQVLDLKNSIWALIVPMLLSPFNVLIMKTYFQMSVPPALIEASTIDGAGELRTFFQIVFPLSLPVFATIGLFNTLHYWNDWFNSMIFITDTDLYSLQYLMYKMISQADYLSRNGALIQGSATELAKLPGETIRMAMALIGIGPIVLAYPFFQRYFIKGLTLGSIKG from the coding sequence GTGGCTAATAACGAAATATCCAAATTCACCAACATCATTCTCCATGTTATTTTTATCATCCTGTCCATTACCTGCCTGCTGCCGATTGTACTCGTCTTCATGATTTCCATTACCGATTATGATTACATCGTGCTGAACGGATATCAATTTATCCCGGAGAAGCTCAGCCTGGAAGCCTATGCGTATATCTTCAAGGATTACAGCGTGGTATTAAAAGCGTACGGCGTGTCCTTCTTCGTCACCATCACCGGAACGCTGGTCAGTGTATTTATCTCTTCGCTGTATGCGTATCCGATTTCACGGACCGATTTCAGATACCGGGGATTCTTCGCCTTCCTGATCTTCTTCACCATGCTGTTCGGCGGCGGACTGGTGCCCTGGTATATGGTCTATACGCAAGTGCTTGATCTCAAGAACTCCATCTGGGCACTCATCGTGCCGATGCTGCTGTCGCCGTTCAATGTGCTGATCATGAAAACTTATTTCCAGATGAGTGTACCGCCTGCGCTGATCGAAGCCTCCACAATCGACGGGGCCGGAGAGCTGCGGACGTTCTTCCAGATTGTTTTCCCGCTGTCCCTGCCGGTGTTCGCCACGATTGGGCTGTTCAATACGCTGCATTACTGGAATGACTGGTTCAACAGCATGATCTTCATCACCGATACAGACCTCTATTCCCTGCAGTACCTGATGTACAAAATGATCTCCCAGGCGGATTACCTGAGCCGCAACGGGGCACTCATTCAGGGCTCGGCCACCGAGCTGGCCAAATTGCCGGGGGAAACGATCCGCATGGCGATGGCGCTGATTGGCATTGGACCGATCGTGCTCGCCTATCCGTTCTTCCAGCGGTATTTCATCAAAGGCTTGACGCTTGGCTCGATTAAAGGCTAA